Proteins encoded in a region of the Niveispirillum cyanobacteriorum genome:
- a CDS encoding acetolactate synthase large subunit has product MNGAESLVNTLVDEGVDICFANPGTSEMHFLAALENPRMRSVLCLYEGVATGAADGWYRMRRAPAATLLHLGPGLANGLSNIHNAKRAGSGMVNIIGEHATAHLKYDAPLASDIEGLARPLSHWVRRTISSNTLAGDAVAAVEQASARPGKIATLILPGDTSWGEVTVPSGSFARSGVPAAGVPDAAAVERIAAVLRSGEPTFIILAGAACFGPALDWAGKVAAKTGTRIGTQFFTSRIERGAGRVPLERLPYAVPQAVEFLKAFKHIITVETGEPVAFFSYPGKPSLLKQPDCQVHRLAAADEDSTSALEMLADAVGARTLDPFRQPFIDKGAPSGALNPLSIAHALASAMPENAILVDESLTTGRETMGHTAGAVPHDTIQNMGGSIGYGTPVATGVAVACPDRRVVCIVGDGSAMYTIQSLWTQAREGLNVTTVIFANRSYQILKAEYANMGFGAPGPQALAMIDIDKPAIDWLAMGKSMGVPAVSVGTAEAFFHELGRCNAAPGPSLIEVRL; this is encoded by the coding sequence ATGAACGGCGCTGAAAGCCTCGTGAACACCCTCGTGGATGAGGGGGTGGATATCTGCTTCGCCAATCCTGGCACTTCGGAAATGCACTTCCTGGCGGCGCTGGAAAACCCGCGCATGCGCAGCGTGCTGTGCCTGTACGAAGGTGTGGCGACGGGGGCGGCCGATGGCTGGTACCGCATGCGCCGTGCGCCTGCTGCCACATTGCTGCATCTGGGGCCGGGGCTGGCCAACGGTCTGTCCAATATCCACAATGCCAAACGTGCCGGCAGCGGCATGGTCAATATCATCGGCGAACATGCCACCGCGCACCTGAAATATGATGCACCGCTGGCGTCGGATATTGAGGGGCTGGCGCGGCCGCTCAGCCACTGGGTCCGCCGCACTATCTCCTCCAACACGCTGGCCGGTGATGCGGTGGCAGCGGTGGAGCAGGCCAGCGCCCGGCCGGGCAAGATCGCCACCCTGATCCTGCCGGGGGACACCTCTTGGGGCGAGGTGACGGTGCCGTCCGGGTCGTTTGCGCGCAGCGGCGTGCCGGCGGCCGGTGTCCCCGACGCGGCGGCGGTGGAACGGATTGCTGCTGTCCTGCGCTCTGGTGAACCCACCTTCATCATCCTGGCGGGTGCTGCTTGTTTCGGCCCGGCCCTGGACTGGGCGGGCAAGGTGGCTGCCAAGACCGGGACGCGGATCGGCACGCAATTCTTCACCTCCCGCATTGAACGCGGGGCGGGGCGCGTGCCCTTGGAACGGCTGCCCTATGCCGTGCCGCAGGCGGTGGAGTTCCTGAAGGCCTTCAAGCATATCATCACGGTCGAAACGGGCGAGCCCGTGGCCTTCTTCAGCTATCCCGGCAAGCCCAGCCTGTTGAAGCAGCCGGATTGCCAGGTCCATCGTCTGGCCGCCGCGGATGAGGATAGCACGTCCGCGCTGGAGATGCTGGCCGACGCTGTCGGGGCCCGGACCCTGGACCCGTTTCGTCAGCCCTTCATCGACAAGGGGGCGCCGTCCGGCGCCTTGAACCCTCTATCCATTGCCCATGCCCTGGCCTCCGCCATGCCGGAGAATGCCATCCTGGTCGATGAAAGCCTGACCACGGGGCGGGAAACGATGGGCCACACGGCGGGGGCTGTGCCGCATGACACGATCCAGAACATGGGCGGGTCCATTGGCTACGGCACGCCGGTTGCCACGGGAGTAGCAGTGGCCTGCCCCGACCGACGGGTGGTCTGCATCGTGGGCGATGGCTCGGCCATGTACACGATCCAGTCGCTATGGACCCAGGCGCGGGAGGGGTTGAACGTCACCACGGTGATCTTCGCCAACCGGTCCTATCAGATCCTGAAAGCCGAATACGCCAATATGGGGTTCGGCGCGCCGGGGCCGCAGGCACTGGCCATGATCGATATCGACAAGCCCGCCATCGACTGGCTTGCCATGGGAAAAAGCATGGGCGTGCCCGCTGTCAGTGTCGGCACGGCCGAAGCGTTTTTCCACGAGCTGGGGCGCTGCAATGCTGCGCCCGGCCCGTCGCTGATCGAAGTCCGTCTTTA